The following are encoded together in the Streptomyces tsukubensis genome:
- a CDS encoding NADH:flavin oxidoreductase has translation MTDVQADRAADTLSRPFSVRGLTSRNRVAMAPMTRQFSPNGVPGANVAEYYRRRAAGGVGLIITEGTYIDHESAGTSDDIPRFHGADALAGWAGVADSVHEAGGAIIPQLWHVGVTRTEGAGPVTSAEPVGPSGVSLKGEPKGRAMTQTDLDDVVAAFAGAAAAAESLGFDGIELHGAHGYLIDQFLWAGSNHRTDAYGGDILARTRFAADIVAACRAAVSDAFPIFFRMSQWKMDSYEAKLAQTPEELETLLTPLAEAGVDVFHASTRRYWLPEFDDSELNLAGWVKKISGRPTVSVGSVGLDSDFFNSFQGGHSGATGIEGLLDRMERDEFDMVAVGRSLIADPEWPAKILRGRAEDITPFDVEMLKTLR, from the coding sequence GTGACAGACGTACAGGCCGACCGTGCAGCTGACACCCTCTCGCGCCCCTTCTCGGTCCGCGGACTGACCTCGCGCAACCGCGTCGCCATGGCACCCATGACCCGGCAGTTCTCCCCCAACGGTGTTCCGGGGGCGAACGTGGCCGAGTACTACAGGCGGCGGGCCGCCGGTGGTGTGGGTCTGATCATCACCGAGGGCACCTACATCGACCACGAGTCCGCGGGCACCAGCGACGACATCCCCCGGTTCCACGGGGCCGACGCGCTCGCGGGCTGGGCGGGTGTCGCGGACTCCGTGCACGAGGCGGGCGGCGCGATCATCCCGCAGCTGTGGCATGTGGGGGTCACCCGTACCGAGGGCGCGGGTCCGGTCACCTCGGCGGAGCCGGTCGGCCCGTCCGGTGTGTCCCTGAAGGGCGAGCCCAAGGGCCGGGCCATGACGCAGACGGACCTCGACGACGTGGTGGCCGCCTTCGCGGGCGCCGCCGCCGCAGCGGAGAGCCTCGGCTTCGACGGTATCGAACTGCACGGGGCCCACGGCTACTTGATCGACCAGTTCCTCTGGGCGGGCAGCAACCACCGTACCGACGCCTACGGCGGTGACATCCTCGCGCGCACGCGTTTCGCCGCGGACATCGTGGCGGCCTGCCGTGCGGCCGTCTCCGACGCGTTCCCGATCTTCTTCCGTATGTCCCAGTGGAAGATGGACTCCTACGAGGCGAAGCTCGCGCAGACGCCGGAGGAACTGGAGACGCTGCTCACGCCGTTGGCCGAGGCCGGTGTCGATGTCTTCCACGCGTCCACCCGCCGTTACTGGCTGCCGGAGTTCGACGACTCCGAGCTGAACCTCGCCGGCTGGGTGAAGAAGATCAGCGGCAGGCCGACGGTCAGCGTCGGCTCGGTCGGCCTGGACAGCGACTTCTTCAACTCCTTCCAGGGCGGGCACTCCGGGGCCACCGGCATCGAGGGGCTGCTCGACCGGATGGAGCGCGACGAGTTCGACATGGTCGCGGTCGGCCGCTCGCTGATCGCCGACCCCGAGTGGCCGGCGAAGATCCTGCGGGGAAGGGCCGAGGACATCACGCCGTTCGACGTGGAGATGCTGAAGACGCTGCGCTGA